Proteins co-encoded in one Alphaproteobacteria bacterium genomic window:
- a CDS encoding squalene/phytoene synthase family protein translates to DDIADSSELPASEKIAFLSHLQQSLRDGNPDVAPSWAQAYIQDTCDHISNADHGIALLSAFLQDASKNRYLTMQELLDYCCYSAAPVGRVVLECSHETQANLEAADALCTVLQLINHLQDCKEDYQTLNRIYLPKNWMQLYGVSEQDLDAEHASPAMRKLFDRYLQQCRELMLVAAPLPASIHSKRLRLELLLITNLANALIQRLSQQDPLQAAVKVPRHHWPLYMLRSLKQL, encoded by the coding sequence GATGATATTGCCGATTCTTCCGAATTACCTGCCAGTGAAAAAATCGCATTTCTCAGCCATTTGCAACAAAGCTTGCGCGATGGCAACCCTGATGTAGCCCCCTCTTGGGCGCAGGCATACATCCAAGACACCTGCGACCATATCAGCAATGCTGATCATGGAATTGCATTGTTAAGCGCATTTTTGCAAGATGCCAGCAAGAACCGTTACCTAACCATGCAGGAGCTTTTAGATTACTGTTGCTATTCTGCCGCGCCAGTGGGGAGGGTAGTGTTGGAGTGCAGTCATGAAACACAGGCAAATCTGGAGGCTGCCGATGCATTATGCACCGTATTACAACTCATTAATCATTTGCAAGATTGTAAAGAAGATTATCAAACCCTCAATCGCATTTATCTTCCAAAAAACTGGATGCAGCTATATGGTGTATCAGAACAGGATTTAGATGCAGAACATGCCAGCCCCGCCATGCGTAAATTATTTGACCGCTATTTACAACAATGCCGCGAGTTGATGCTTGTTGCTGCGCCGTTGCCAGCAAGCATTCACAGCAAACGCTTAAGATTAGAGTTACTATTGATTACAAACCTTGCCAATGCATTAATTCAACGGCTATCACAGCAAGATCCACTGCAAGCGGCGGTTAAAGTCCCGCGTCATCACTGGCCGCTATATATGTTGCGGAGTCTGAAACAGTTATGA